The bacterium genome contains the following window.
TTGCCATCGGGTACTGAGGCTGAATTGCCAAACTAGGCAGAAATATTGGTGAATTAAAAGTATTGCATTGCGGTTGCTGGTAACAATTACCAAAAATACTGCTGTTATTGTTTTGACAATTATAATTAGACGAACCTCCAAAGAAATTAGAACTTTGAAAATAACTAAAACTTTGAAAGAGAGAACTAAAATTAAATGACATAAATCTTTTCTCCTATATGATTACTTAATACTTTTTCGATATTTATTATATACTTCTTATATATCTATAAAAAATAATTCACAGAGAAAATTGCTAAACATAATAAGAAAAAATTTTTATAATTTTGGAAATACCTTTGTTATCAAAGAAAAAACCATGTTAACATTTCTTAATATCCATATATCATATATCTAATTTTTATCCTGCTATAATAATTTCGTTGTAAATATCAATAAAAAAATATAAAATAAGAAAATACATTATGAATAAAGGAAATTTATGATTATCTCATATATTGGAGTTGGTTCAAATATTGGCGACAGAATTGGATACGTCCAGCAAGCCCATTGTTTGCTGAATGATACAGAAGGGGTTCAAGTGCTGGAAGGTTCGAGTTTTTATGAAACTGAACCTGTTGGCTACAAAAATCAGGAATGGTTTATAAATGCAGTTCTTAAAATAACAACAACACTTTCAGCTGAAGAACTATTAAGCCAGTGTTTAAGAATAGAAAAACAACTTGGCAGGGTACGTCATCCTGAATTACCTAAAAATGGACCAAGAGTTCTTGATTTGGATATTTTATTCTATGATAATAAAGTAATTAATAGTGATATTATGGAAATTCCTCATCCGAGAATGCACAAGAGAGCTTATGCGCTTGTGCCTTTACTCGAATTAGACGCAGATTTGGTGCATCCTGTTTTCAATAAAACCATTTCTGAACTGCATGAAAATTTAGACGAGCCGGAAGAAGTTTATTTATATGGAACACGAGAAATTGATTTCTAAAATTCAGGATTCAATAACCAAAAGCAGCAAAAGACCAGCTTTAATTCCTTTTATTGTTTCAGGTTATCCTGATTTTGAAACAACAAAAAATTTATTAAAATTATTTGAAGAAAAAAAAGTTGCCGCAATAGAGCTAGGCATACCATTTTCCGACCCTCTTGCCGATGGGCCTGTGATTCAAAAAGCTTCTAAAATTTCACTGGAAAACGGAACAAATATTAATAAAATCTTCGAGATGCTTGAAGAACTGAAAAAAGATTTTTCGACGCCTATAATTTTATTTACTTACTATAATCCTGTTCTAAGCTTTGGAGCGAAAAAATTTATTGAAAAAGCTGCATCTTTAAAAGTTTCTGGAATTATAATCCCCGATTTGCCCCTAGAAGAATCGGAAGATGTTTCAAAAATATGCAAAGAAAATAATATTGACCTGATTATGCTGGTTTCACCAACTTCTGATATGGAAAGAATAGAAAAAATTGCCCGAGCTTCAGCAGGATTTATATATCTGGTTTCTTCAACAGGCGTAACAGGAGTAAGAGAAAGTTTTTCGGAACTGCTTGAAAATATTTTACAAAAAATAAAAAACTTTACGTCAATTCCTGTCGCTGTCGGCTTTGGAATTTCAAAACAGCAGCATCTCAAAGAACTGCAAAAGCTAAATGCTGATGCCGCAATAATCGGAAGTGCA
Protein-coding sequences here:
- the folK gene encoding 2-amino-4-hydroxy-6-hydroxymethyldihydropteridine diphosphokinase translates to MIISYIGVGSNIGDRIGYVQQAHCLLNDTEGVQVLEGSSFYETEPVGYKNQEWFINAVLKITTTLSAEELLSQCLRIEKQLGRVRHPELPKNGPRVLDLDILFYDNKVINSDIMEIPHPRMHKRAYALVPLLELDADLVHPVFNKTISELHENLDEPEEVYLYGTREIDF
- the trpA gene encoding tryptophan synthase subunit alpha encodes the protein MEHEKLISKIQDSITKSSKRPALIPFIVSGYPDFETTKNLLKLFEEKKVAAIELGIPFSDPLADGPVIQKASKISLENGTNINKIFEMLEELKKDFSTPIILFTYYNPVLSFGAKKFIEKAASLKVSGIIIPDLPLEESEDVSKICKENNIDLIMLVSPTSDMERIEKIARASAGFIYLVSSTGVTGVRESFSELLENILQKIKNFTSIPVAVGFGISKQQHLKELQKLNADAAIIGSAIIKLIDQYKDDKALLINKMSEYLDNLY